One window of Nitrospirota bacterium genomic DNA carries:
- a CDS encoding PilZ domain-containing protein: MYYKEVRRYLRYPVSTKAVITRKDEGLSERLTMQVINISQGGMGVYSNMFMKKAAPVSVELLSYAHDGMTKADIFEGRIASVCSQGRDYFVGITFDREISYDRFIDIIS, from the coding sequence ATGTATTATAAAGAAGTCCGCAGGTATCTGAGGTATCCGGTGTCCACCAAAGCGGTGATTACAAGGAAGGATGAGGGCTTATCTGAGAGACTGACCATGCAGGTAATCAATATCTCGCAGGGTGGGATGGGGGTTTATTCAAACATGTTTATGAAGAAAGCTGCTCCGGTCTCTGTTGAGCTTTTATCCTATGCCCACGATGGGATGACAAAAGCAGACATTTTTGAGGGGAGGATAGCCTCGGTCTGTTCGCAGGGGAGAGATTATTTCGTGGGTATCACCTTTGACAGGGAAATATCCTACGATCGCTTTATCGATATCATCAGTTGA
- a CDS encoding radical SAM protein: MGKRYFGHIEVPLKRIHIELTNICDFNCVFCPKSAMERPYGYMDTKLAKRIIDEIQENKLCDKITFHVMGEPTLHPDFFEILSYSQDKGAKVGLTTNGGRLGGETGKRLLDYNLHQIDISLQTPDAKSFALRKANALTFDSYLSGILNFFSSYMAKRRGTVFKFRFLNTRFPQKNIEKKAGPVRVMSSTEELRDTFSYWARRIYDILGVESEKREKAIRRIKSLVSYKWNVVEIYPDVFFETYMLEDWGHAFDSGKVYDAWAGYCFGMRDHFSILHNGDVALCCVDFNSRTKVGNLNNSSLKEVLSSEEMGKIMKGFKKFQLVHPYCKRCLGSGSVFSWLLKPVMSVTVLKTLKPFFYKKIKVF; encoded by the coding sequence ATGGGAAAAAGATATTTCGGCCATATAGAAGTCCCCCTCAAGCGAATCCATATAGAACTCACAAACATCTGTGATTTTAACTGTGTGTTCTGTCCGAAGTCTGCAATGGAGAGGCCATACGGCTATATGGATACGAAACTTGCCAAAAGGATAATTGATGAGATTCAGGAAAACAAGCTGTGCGATAAGATTACCTTTCATGTAATGGGAGAACCGACGCTGCATCCTGATTTTTTTGAGATACTGTCTTACAGCCAAGATAAAGGTGCGAAGGTGGGGCTTACCACAAACGGAGGCAGGCTTGGAGGCGAGACGGGAAAACGCCTTCTGGACTACAACCTCCATCAGATAGATATTTCCCTTCAGACGCCTGATGCGAAATCCTTTGCCCTCAGAAAGGCAAATGCGCTTACGTTTGATTCGTATCTCAGCGGCATTCTCAACTTTTTCTCTTCCTATATGGCAAAGAGAAGGGGCACGGTTTTTAAGTTCAGGTTTCTGAATACAAGATTCCCCCAGAAAAACATAGAGAAGAAAGCCGGGCCGGTAAGGGTCATGTCATCAACAGAAGAATTGCGAGATACCTTCAGCTATTGGGCTCGTCGCATATACGACATTCTCGGCGTTGAATCAGAAAAGCGAGAGAAAGCAATTAGGCGTATAAAATCCCTTGTTTCCTACAAGTGGAATGTCGTGGAGATTTATCCTGATGTTTTTTTTGAGACATATATGCTTGAAGACTGGGGACACGCCTTTGACAGCGGAAAGGTTTATGATGCATGGGCAGGCTACTGTTTCGGGATGAGAGACCATTTCAGTATCTTGCATAATGGTGATGTAGCGCTGTGCTGTGTGGATTTTAACAGCCGCACAAAGGTCGGCAATCTCAATAATTCATCTCTTAAAGAAGTCCTTTCGTCAGAGGAAATGGGCAAGATAATGAAGGGGTTTAAAAAATTTCAGCTTGTTCATCCGTATTGCAAACGCTGTCTTGGAAGCGGTTCTGTCTTCTCATGGCTGTTGAAGCCTGTTATGTCAGTCACGGTTCTTAAAACTCTTAAGCCGTTTTTCTATAAAAAGATAAAAGTTTTTTGA
- a CDS encoding cation:proton antiporter, with product MTVSLAWIILLGLFSDYLFRKLRLPGLIGMLFAGILLGPYAFNLIDPVLMKVSSDFRMIALIVILLRAGLATKRDTLNRVGKTAILMGFLPAVFEGAVITLITAFFFKMSILESALLGFIIAAVSPAVVVPAMLKFIEDNKGTKKGIPTLLLASSSLDNVFAIVVFSALISLFEGKGGNIFLKVLEIPISLAAGIALGAAAGFMLYWVFKKYQPRATKKGMIVIGTAILLTWLEKFLKPFIPVSALSGVMTIGFILLEKSEPIAHKVSQKLGKIWVFAEIILFVLVGAQVNIHVAGDAGFAGLAIILIGLAARSIGVYVSLIKTDFVLREKLFCIVSYIPKATVQAAIGSVPLSVGVRGGEVILAVAVLSILFTAPIGVMAMNVVGEKFLKES from the coding sequence GTGACAGTAAGCCTTGCATGGATAATCCTTCTGGGGCTGTTTTCTGATTATCTGTTCAGAAAGCTGCGGCTTCCGGGTCTTATCGGTATGCTGTTTGCGGGAATATTACTGGGGCCTTATGCCTTTAATCTTATAGACCCTGTTTTGATGAAAGTATCATCTGACTTCAGGATGATAGCGCTGATAGTTATTCTTTTAAGGGCAGGGCTGGCTACAAAAAGAGATACGCTTAATAGAGTAGGCAAGACGGCCATTCTTATGGGGTTTCTTCCTGCTGTTTTTGAAGGAGCGGTGATTACGCTTATAACCGCATTCTTTTTTAAGATGAGCATTCTTGAATCTGCCCTGCTCGGTTTTATTATCGCTGCTGTGTCGCCTGCGGTTGTTGTGCCCGCAATGCTGAAATTCATTGAAGATAACAAGGGGACAAAGAAGGGGATACCAACTTTGCTTCTTGCATCGTCATCTCTTGATAATGTGTTTGCCATAGTTGTTTTCTCTGCACTAATCAGCTTGTTTGAAGGTAAAGGCGGAAATATTTTCCTTAAAGTTCTGGAAATTCCCATCTCTCTCGCGGCAGGCATTGCCCTCGGAGCGGCAGCAGGTTTCATGCTTTATTGGGTATTCAAAAAGTATCAGCCAAGGGCAACCAAGAAAGGCATGATAGTTATCGGCACAGCCATTCTTCTTACCTGGCTTGAAAAATTCTTAAAGCCGTTTATCCCTGTTTCTGCGCTCTCAGGTGTAATGACTATAGGATTTATCCTCCTTGAAAAATCAGAACCCATTGCGCACAAGGTGTCGCAGAAGCTCGGAAAGATTTGGGTCTTTGCAGAGATTATCCTTTTTGTGCTTGTCGGAGCACAGGTCAACATCCATGTTGCAGGTGATGCAGGGTTTGCAGGCCTTGCAATAATACTTATCGGTCTGGCTGCACGGAGCATCGGGGTTTATGTCTCTCTCATCAAGACTGATTTTGTCCTAAGGGAAAAACTCTTCTGCATAGTATCATACATTCCAAAGGCAACTGTACAGGCTGCCATAGGCTCAGTTCCCCTTTCTGTTGGCGTCAGAGGAGGGGAAGTAATACTTGCTGTTGCTGTCTTGTCCATACTCTTTACCGCGCCGATAGGAGTAATGGCAATGAATGTTGTCGGAGAGAAATTTTTGAAAGAGAGCTGA
- a CDS encoding MFS transporter yields the protein MPDKKIIGLERNVFFAGLVSFFMDMSSEMIYPLVPIFLSSVLGVNKSVIGLIEGIAESTASLLKVFSGWFSDRIGKRKILLIVGYGISTLSRPIIALSTLWGHVLVFRFTDRFGKGIRGAPRDALIAESTPHKNLGRSFGFHRGMDTLGAVIGPAIAFILLLLFTGNYRLVFWFSMIHGIIAVLIIVFFIRERGQGSRGAVNSDSVTRENPTPKADTDTNPLKNFDWRFKAFVAIATLFAVGNSSDVFLILRATDTGVKETQIPIIYLCFNLVYALTAIPAGILSDRIGRKRILLAGFILFGFIYWGFAFASEQKHIWGLFLLYGVFMGLTEGIQKAYLGTLIPDKFRATGYGIFNTFTGLAIFPASVVGGWLWDKYGAQATFYYGSITAFLSAFLFILFIITARRKGQK from the coding sequence ATGCCAGATAAAAAAATCATTGGCTTAGAACGGAATGTCTTTTTCGCGGGGCTTGTGAGTTTTTTCATGGACATGAGCTCCGAGATGATATATCCGCTTGTTCCAATATTTTTAAGTTCTGTTCTTGGCGTAAATAAATCAGTTATCGGGCTTATAGAGGGGATAGCGGAAAGCACCGCAAGTCTTCTAAAAGTATTTTCAGGATGGTTCTCTGACAGAATCGGCAAGAGAAAAATCCTCCTTATTGTTGGTTATGGCATCTCAACATTGAGCAGGCCGATAATAGCGCTTTCAACACTCTGGGGACACGTCCTTGTATTTCGTTTCACTGACAGATTCGGGAAAGGCATAAGAGGCGCTCCAAGAGATGCGCTAATTGCTGAATCAACTCCGCATAAAAATCTCGGGCGCTCTTTTGGATTTCACAGGGGAATGGATACGCTTGGGGCAGTTATCGGCCCTGCGATAGCATTCATCCTGCTTTTGCTTTTCACGGGCAATTACCGGCTTGTCTTCTGGTTTTCCATGATACATGGAATAATCGCAGTGCTGATAATTGTTTTCTTTATAAGAGAAAGGGGTCAAGGAAGCAGAGGAGCAGTGAATAGTGACAGTGTCACCAGAGAAAACCCGACGCCGAAAGCTGACACTGACACAAACCCTTTGAAAAATTTTGACTGGCGCTTCAAGGCCTTTGTTGCCATTGCAACGCTATTTGCAGTAGGCAACTCAAGCGATGTGTTTCTTATTCTCAGGGCTACAGACACAGGCGTTAAAGAAACGCAGATACCGATAATCTATCTCTGCTTCAATCTTGTTTATGCCCTCACTGCAATTCCTGCGGGAATCTTGTCTGACAGGATTGGAAGAAAAAGGATACTACTTGCAGGCTTTATTCTTTTTGGGTTTATCTACTGGGGATTTGCTTTTGCATCAGAACAAAAACATATCTGGGGATTATTTCTTTTATACGGAGTTTTTATGGGGCTGACAGAAGGGATTCAGAAGGCATATCTCGGAACTCTAATCCCGGACAAGTTCAGGGCTACAGGCTACGGCATCTTCAATACATTTACAGGCCTCGCAATATTTCCCGCAAGCGTTGTAGGCGGATGGCTATGGGACAAGTATGGCGCTCAAGCAACTTTTTATTACGGCTCTATTACGGCATTTCTTTCCGCATTTCTCTTTATCCTTTTCATCATCACTGCGAGAAGAAAAGGGCAGAAATGA